In Anaerolineales bacterium, the following proteins share a genomic window:
- the mraY gene encoding phospho-N-acetylmuramoyl-pentapeptide-transferase, with amino-acid sequence MKHTALVLGLAMFSFVMTVIWGAPLLRVLRHFKVGKIIRVEEPDKHRIKMGTPTMGGVMFILPVLLLTGLLNAAALIGLDVTGRSVLVPLIVMVSFGVLGALDDWEGIRGKRRGDGMRIRTKFLAQIALAVGTAIVLKYLLLVPDMFLPGFRDEIELGWWYIPIAAFVIVSESNAVNFTDGLDGLAGLISATAFAAFGGVALINGYVYLAQFCFIVVGALFGFLWFNVHPAELIMGDTGSMALGGTLAVVALMTGQWPLLLVIAIIPLSEALSVTIQIAYFRLTKGKRFFKMAPIHLHFELLGWSETQIVQRFWLIGLLAAMIGTGLALV; translated from the coding sequence ATGAAGCATACTGCGCTCGTGCTGGGGCTGGCGATGTTCTCGTTCGTGATGACGGTGATCTGGGGCGCGCCGTTGTTGCGGGTACTTCGCCATTTCAAAGTCGGCAAGATCATCCGTGTGGAGGAGCCCGATAAACATCGCATCAAGATGGGCACGCCGACCATGGGCGGAGTAATGTTCATTCTGCCGGTGTTGCTGCTTACGGGTCTGCTGAATGCCGCGGCGTTGATCGGTTTGGATGTGACCGGGCGTTCGGTGCTTGTGCCGCTGATCGTGATGGTTTCATTCGGCGTGTTGGGCGCGCTCGACGATTGGGAAGGCATTCGCGGCAAGCGCCGCGGCGACGGGATGCGCATCCGCACGAAGTTTCTGGCGCAGATAGCGCTTGCGGTGGGGACGGCGATCGTGTTGAAGTATCTGCTCCTCGTACCGGATATGTTCCTGCCCGGTTTCCGCGACGAGATCGAGTTGGGCTGGTGGTATATCCCGATCGCGGCGTTTGTCATTGTGAGCGAATCCAACGCGGTTAATTTCACCGACGGGTTGGACGGTCTCGCTGGCTTGATCTCTGCCACCGCGTTCGCCGCGTTCGGCGGCGTTGCGCTCATCAACGGATATGTGTATCTCGCGCAGTTCTGCTTTATCGTCGTCGGCGCGCTGTTCGGATTTTTATGGTTCAACGTGCATCCCGCCGAATTGATCATGGGCGATACCGGCTCGATGGCGCTCGGCGGCACGCTGGCAGTGGTGGCGTTGATGACCGGTCAATGGCCCCTGTTGCTCGTTATCGCGATCATCCCGTTGAGCGAGGCGTTGAGCGTCACCATCCAGATCGCGTACTTCCGCCTTACCAAAGGCAAACGCTTTTTCAAGATGGCTCCCATCCACTTGCACTTTGAACTGCTCGGCTGGAGCGAGACTCAGATCGTTCAGCGGTTTTGGTTGATCGGTCTGCTTGCGGCGATGATCGGAACAGGATTGGCTCTTGTTTAA
- the murD gene encoding UDP-N-acetylmuramoyl-L-alanine--D-glutamate ligase produces MKTDWKGKRVLILGAARQGLALARWLSLHGARVTVSDMRGADELRLVRESLAEYQIQWALGGHPLELLDSTDVLCLSGGVPLTLPIVVEASQRGIPLSNDSQIFMEVVPCRTIGITGSAGKTTTTTLVGNMAKRSVEGRRQKAYIGGNIGDPLLNYVDDMQFDDLAVMELSSFQLDQMTLSPNIAAILNITPNHLDRHGTMEAYAAAKRRILEFQSKDDAAVLGRDDKGAWNLREKVKGRLMTFSLNALDEGLDGACLNDELLNLRDGDSTLPLMPREKIQLRGDHNVANVLAAFAIGHAAGFPLAAMVEAAEEFRGVPHRLEFVRELRGARWYNDSIASAPERSMADIRSFEEPLVLLLGGRDKNLPWDGLMQLVAERARCAILFGEAAEKIERAANSLPSGMKRVSITRVGGLKQAVLQAAEVAQAGDVVLLAPGGTSFDEFKDFEERGERFRAWVHELS; encoded by the coding sequence ATGAAAACAGATTGGAAAGGCAAACGCGTTTTGATTTTAGGCGCCGCCCGTCAGGGATTGGCTTTGGCGCGCTGGCTGTCGCTGCATGGCGCGCGCGTCACGGTCAGCGACATGCGCGGTGCGGATGAATTGCGCCTCGTGCGCGAATCGCTTGCGGAGTATCAAATCCAGTGGGCGCTGGGTGGACACCCGCTTGAACTGCTGGATTCAACGGACGTGTTGTGTCTCTCCGGCGGAGTCCCGCTCACGCTCCCGATTGTGGTTGAAGCAAGCCAGCGAGGGATTCCACTCTCGAACGATTCACAGATCTTCATGGAAGTCGTTCCGTGTAGGACGATCGGCATCACCGGCTCGGCTGGGAAAACGACGACGACCACGCTGGTGGGCAATATGGCGAAACGATCGGTAGAAGGCAGAAGGCAGAAGGCATATATAGGCGGTAACATCGGCGACCCGTTGTTGAACTATGTGGATGACATGCAATTCGATGATCTGGCTGTGATGGAACTCTCGTCCTTTCAATTGGATCAAATGACTTTGTCGCCGAACATCGCCGCGATCTTGAATATCACGCCGAATCATTTGGACCGTCACGGCACGATGGAAGCGTACGCGGCGGCGAAGCGTCGCATTTTGGAGTTTCAATCGAAGGATGATGCTGCCGTGTTGGGTCGCGACGACAAAGGCGCATGGAATCTGCGCGAGAAAGTTAAAGGAAGGTTGATGACCTTCAGCCTGAACGCCTTGGATGAAGGTTTGGATGGCGCGTGTCTGAACGACGAGTTGTTGAATTTACGCGATGGAGATTCAACTCTTCCACTGATGCCGCGTGAGAAGATTCAATTGCGCGGCGATCACAATGTGGCGAATGTGCTTGCCGCGTTTGCCATCGGTCACGCGGCGGGCTTTCCGCTCGCGGCGATGGTCGAAGCGGCGGAGGAATTTCGCGGCGTGCCGCATCGCTTGGAGTTTGTGCGCGAATTGCGCGGCGCGCGCTGGTACAACGATTCGATCGCCAGCGCGCCGGAGCGCAGCATGGCGGATATCCGTTCGTTCGAGGAGCCGCTTGTGCTTCTGCTCGGTGGACGCGATAAGAATCTGCCGTGGGATGGTTTGATGCAACTCGTGGCGGAACGTGCACGCTGCGCGATACTCTTCGGCGAGGCGGCGGAAAAGATCGAACGAGCGGCGAACAGCCTCCCGTCCGGTATGAAGCGGGTTTCCATCACGCGCGTAGGCGGTTTGAAGCAGGCGGTCCTCCAAGCGGCGGAAGTCGCGCAAGCCGGGGATGTCGTCCTGTTGGCGCCGGGCGGCACGAGTTTCGATGAGTTCAAAGATTTCGAGGAACGCGGAGAAAGGTTTCGAGCATGGGTTCACGAACTTTCGTAA
- a CDS encoding penicillin-binding protein 2, with translation MRQQYAVRSLFLVFCFALIGMGIIAQMIRIQNSEQASVFLSQGDLYAGEFRTFYPERGEIYDRNGHLLAGNRTVFEVGVSLADVNDPESVAYILGTYLGLTYEDVFNKITNSPESWQYVVIQDYVDGGVAASLQELVQQMESVGDHRLDGIAFKPHYQRSYPENSLASNVLGFVTRDGRGYFGIEEKYNDLLAGNSVQVWVPSDPNKVDEIPRVPNGTTLVLTINRDLQARVESILDNALLEYGAVNGAIVVMNPRNGEVLAMATTPRMDLNNYSNYFSLYDNGSQYNRSIGMAYEPGSVIKILTMAAAIDTGTVTPQTTYVDTGSIQVGGITIRNWNRESWGQQDMTGCLQHSLNVCMSWLSTQMGPQTFYGYMERFGLGHRTGVDLADEAMGRLKTPGDSDWYNVDLGTNAFGQGVTVTPLQMLMAASAFANEGKMVTPHVLYSMIRDGNQYNVPSQYGGSPISAQTANTLNNMLAESLELEASNALLPGYRVAGKTGTAQIPTEYGYDPSSTNVSFIGWGPVDDPQFMIYIWLQQPTSSIWSSETAAPVFSKVAEQTVILLNIPPDNVRLALTSR, from the coding sequence ATGCGCCAGCAGTATGCCGTCCGCTCGCTGTTCCTTGTTTTCTGTTTCGCGTTGATCGGGATGGGAATTATCGCGCAAATGATCCGAATTCAGAACAGCGAACAGGCTTCGGTCTTTCTCTCGCAAGGCGACCTCTACGCGGGCGAGTTTCGCACATTTTACCCGGAGCGCGGTGAGATCTACGACCGCAACGGTCATTTGCTGGCGGGTAACCGGACCGTCTTTGAAGTTGGCGTGAGTCTTGCGGATGTGAACGATCCTGAGTCGGTTGCCTACATCCTCGGCACGTACCTCGGTTTGACCTACGAAGATGTGTTCAACAAAATTACGAATTCGCCTGAATCGTGGCAATATGTTGTGATTCAAGATTACGTGGATGGCGGCGTCGCGGCATCTTTACAGGAACTCGTACAGCAAATGGAAAGCGTGGGCGATCATCGGCTGGACGGCATCGCCTTCAAGCCTCATTATCAACGCAGTTACCCGGAAAATTCACTCGCCTCGAATGTATTGGGATTCGTCACCCGCGATGGGCGCGGCTATTTCGGCATCGAGGAAAAATATAACGATCTGCTTGCCGGTAACTCGGTGCAAGTGTGGGTTCCCAGCGACCCGAACAAAGTCGACGAGATTCCGCGCGTGCCGAATGGCACAACCCTTGTGCTAACAATCAACCGCGATCTGCAAGCGCGAGTCGAATCGATTCTGGATAACGCGCTCCTTGAGTACGGCGCGGTCAACGGCGCGATCGTGGTGATGAACCCGCGCAACGGCGAAGTCCTTGCCATGGCGACCACCCCGCGCATGGATTTGAACAACTACAGCAACTACTTCTCGTTGTACGATAACGGTAGTCAATACAACCGTTCCATCGGCATGGCATATGAGCCGGGGTCGGTGATCAAGATCCTTACCATGGCGGCCGCGATTGACACCGGCACGGTTACGCCGCAGACCACCTACGTGGACACCGGCTCGATTCAGGTTGGCGGCATTACGATCCGCAATTGGAACCGGGAATCGTGGGGTCAACAGGATATGACCGGATGCCTGCAACACTCGTTGAATGTATGTATGTCTTGGCTTTCCACTCAAATGGGACCGCAAACTTTCTACGGCTACATGGAACGCTTCGGGCTGGGTCATCGCACGGGGGTTGACCTCGCCGATGAAGCAATGGGCAGGCTCAAAACTCCGGGCGATTCGGATTGGTACAACGTAGACCTCGGCACCAACGCGTTCGGTCAGGGAGTTACCGTCACACCGTTGCAAATGCTCATGGCGGCTTCCGCGTTCGCCAACGAAGGGAAGATGGTTACGCCGCACGTGCTGTATTCCATGATCCGCGATGGGAATCAATACAACGTCCCGTCGCAATATGGCGGCTCACCCATCTCCGCGCAAACTGCGAACACCTTGAACAATATGCTGGCAGAGTCGCTTGAATTGGAAGCCTCGAACGCTCTTCTGCCCGGCTATCGCGTGGCGGGCAAAACCGGCACTGCACAGATCCCCACCGAGTATGGCTACGACCCTTCCAGCACGAACGTTTCCTTCATCGGTTGGGGACCTGTGGACGACCCGCAGTTCATGATCTACATCTGGCTGCAACAGCCCACTTCTTCCATCTGGAGTTCGGAAACCGCCGCGCCCGTATTTTCAAAAGTCGCCGAGCAAACCGTCATTTTGCTCAACATCCCGCCTGATAACGTTCGCCTTGCCTTGACCTCGAGATAA
- the murF gene encoding UDP-N-acetylmuramoyl-tripeptide--D-alanyl-D-alanine ligase yields MLTIADAIEALTNIRPSASTVITEAAIDSRRVIPGSLFVAIPGEKVDGHDYLGEAFKRGASFALTQRDVNDSFRTFDLRALPSAESTLEADLSAPLCLRVENTVTALQQIARFWRRKMDVRVIGVTGSVGKSTTKEMIAEVLTTRYRTLKSPGNLNNEIGLPLTLLKLSSGHQRAVMEMGFYVPGEIAFLCDLALPQVGVVTNIGTVHAERAGSQEAIARGKAELVQALPPAPEGVAILNFDDAWVRKMEEKTKARVFFYGLSQEAHLWADQVEGLGLDGIRFRIHYQGETLHVKIPLIGRHSVHTALRAAAVGLTDGMNWQEILEGLSQGHTQLRLAAVRSENGALLLDDTYNASPESMLAALNLLDELDGRKIAVLGDMLELGPYERGGHEMVGLRAAQVAGVLLTLGERAHIIAEAARRAGMKKSSILEFDELEPVVDWLKTNLSPDDVALIKGSHGLRMDRITTMLEARS; encoded by the coding sequence ATGCTGACCATCGCAGATGCAATCGAAGCCCTGACGAATATTCGTCCCTCCGCCTCCACCGTCATTACCGAAGCGGCGATCGATTCGCGCCGCGTCATCCCCGGTTCGCTGTTCGTCGCCATCCCCGGCGAAAAAGTGGACGGGCACGACTACTTGGGAGAGGCTTTCAAGCGGGGGGCGTCTTTTGCTTTAACTCAGCGGGACGTAAACGATTCCTTCCGGACGTTCGACCTGCGCGCGCTTCCCTCAGCCGAATCCACATTGGAAGCGGACCTCTCCGCGCCGTTGTGCCTGCGCGTGGAAAACACCGTCACCGCGCTTCAACAGATCGCGCGCTTCTGGCGCCGCAAAATGGACGTCCGCGTGATCGGCGTGACCGGCAGTGTGGGCAAATCCACCACCAAAGAAATGATCGCCGAAGTGCTCACCACGCGCTACCGCACGTTGAAAAGCCCCGGCAATTTGAACAACGAGATCGGCTTGCCGCTCACGTTGTTGAAACTCAGTTCCGGTCATCAGCGCGCGGTCATGGAAATGGGATTCTACGTGCCCGGCGAGATCGCCTTCCTCTGCGACCTCGCGCTTCCGCAAGTGGGCGTGGTGACCAATATCGGCACCGTTCACGCCGAGCGCGCCGGGTCACAAGAAGCCATCGCACGCGGCAAAGCGGAATTGGTTCAGGCGTTGCCGCCGGCTCCCGAGGGCGTGGCAATTCTAAATTTCGACGATGCGTGGGTCCGCAAAATGGAAGAAAAAACGAAGGCGCGCGTCTTCTTCTACGGCTTGTCGCAGGAAGCGCATTTGTGGGCGGACCAGGTCGAAGGCTTGGGCTTGGACGGCATCCGTTTTCGAATCCATTATCAAGGTGAGACGTTGCATGTGAAAATCCCGTTGATCGGGCGGCACTCGGTGCATACCGCTTTGCGCGCCGCCGCCGTCGGGTTGACGGACGGGATGAATTGGCAGGAAATTCTCGAAGGTTTGAGCCAAGGACACACACAATTGCGGCTTGCCGCGGTGCGGAGCGAAAACGGCGCGTTGTTGCTCGATGACACATACAACGCCTCGCCGGAATCTATGCTTGCCGCGTTGAACTTACTTGACGAACTCGACGGCAGGAAGATCGCCGTCTTGGGCGATATGCTCGAACTCGGTCCGTACGAACGAGGCGGGCATGAGATGGTCGGCTTGCGCGCCGCGCAGGTGGCTGGCGTTTTGCTCACGCTGGGCGAGCGTGCGCATATCATCGCCGAAGCCGCGCGGCGCGCGGGCATGAAGAAATCCTCCATCTTGGAGTTCGACGAACTCGAACCGGTGGTGGATTGGCTGAAGACGAATCTTTCACCCGACGATGTGGCGCTCATCAAAGGCTCGCACGGTTTGCGCATGGATCGCATCACTACGATGTTGGAGGCGCGTTCATGA